Proteins co-encoded in one Candidatus Eisenbacteria bacterium genomic window:
- a CDS encoding oligosaccharide repeat unit polymerase — protein MRDLGLKQAGIIAVFALAAATLIASLISTPAFLGLSISCFVAAVTVPLALRLRRGIDPGEAIYPFVLYFTLTMGVRGIAILTFQSSIYLPVLQDPKSSYFQSLVGWNFFYSALGLVLLHLGYSSGLGDRWGRRLGRAVQSWAPWPARRVRAVALAWFLIGLFGATSFATTFGGFRAVTENLMFAFTEGGLGNYWKIVLMEFAVVGFHLLAVYEFTRPGARRPMLVVIPGLALVLGLYVFTGSKYLLLRGVVPILLYVHFLRRRLNVLHLAVVALIFAALFPVFYAYRASGTGGLQQIADRLGGSGVAGWFAQGNILGRGYDADSFVAVLHRAGREVPFQLGGTLTDLFVFFIPRAWWPEKPMSYGLVFAQQFMPDVYFTNLTYCSPSLAGELYANFHVIGIIAGFWLLGAIMKAAHRMALGGGPAGVVYYGYAYLALIVCVEGAIATSTESLLADIVPAWIAIRMVQSRAAQRTAPRPATMLAPTAARE, from the coding sequence ATGCGTGACCTTGGGTTGAAGCAGGCCGGCATTATCGCCGTCTTCGCGCTCGCCGCCGCGACCCTCATCGCTTCGCTGATCTCGACCCCGGCATTCCTCGGTTTGTCCATCTCGTGCTTCGTCGCGGCGGTGACCGTACCTCTGGCTCTTCGGCTCCGGCGCGGCATCGACCCGGGCGAAGCGATCTACCCTTTTGTTCTCTATTTCACTCTCACGATGGGTGTCCGCGGGATCGCGATCCTGACCTTCCAGAGTAGTATCTACTTGCCTGTGCTGCAGGACCCCAAGTCGAGCTACTTCCAGAGCCTTGTGGGTTGGAACTTCTTCTACTCGGCCCTCGGCCTAGTCCTACTCCACCTCGGCTATTCTTCGGGCCTAGGCGACCGCTGGGGTCGCCGGCTGGGCCGGGCTGTACAATCGTGGGCCCCCTGGCCTGCCCGCCGCGTGAGAGCCGTGGCGCTCGCCTGGTTTTTGATCGGCCTTTTCGGGGCAACCTCCTTTGCGACCACCTTCGGCGGTTTCCGCGCTGTTACAGAGAATCTCATGTTCGCATTCACCGAAGGCGGGTTGGGCAACTACTGGAAGATCGTGCTCATGGAGTTCGCGGTTGTCGGTTTTCACCTGCTTGCAGTGTACGAGTTCACTCGACCCGGAGCCCGGCGGCCGATGCTCGTCGTGATCCCCGGCCTCGCCTTGGTACTCGGTCTTTATGTCTTCACCGGCTCGAAGTACCTTCTGCTCCGCGGCGTCGTACCGATCCTGCTCTATGTGCATTTTCTGCGCCGACGCTTAAATGTCCTCCATCTCGCCGTGGTGGCCCTGATTTTCGCCGCGCTGTTCCCGGTCTTCTACGCGTACCGAGCGTCCGGCACCGGAGGTCTCCAACAGATTGCCGACCGACTCGGCGGCTCGGGCGTCGCTGGTTGGTTCGCGCAGGGCAACATCCTCGGCCGCGGCTATGACGCCGACAGCTTCGTGGCCGTCCTCCATCGGGCGGGACGCGAGGTGCCGTTCCAGCTCGGCGGGACTCTGACCGACCTCTTCGTGTTCTTCATCCCGCGTGCGTGGTGGCCGGAAAAGCCGATGAGCTACGGCCTGGTCTTCGCGCAGCAGTTCATGCCCGACGTGTACTTCACCAATTTGACATACTGTTCGCCTTCCCTAGCAGGCGAACTCTACGCGAACTTCCACGTTATCGGAATCATAGCGGGGTTCTGGTTGCTGGGAGCCATCATGAAGGCCGCCCATCGCATGGCGCTCGGCGGGGGCCCGGCGGGCGTCGTGTACTACGGATACGCGTATTTGGCTCTGATTGTTTGTGTGGAAGGAGCGATTGCGACCAGCACGGAATCGCTCCTGGCAGACATCGTGCCTGCCTGGATCGCCATCCGAATGGTACAGTCGCGGGCCGCTCAGCGGACGGCCCCGCGACCAGCGACGATGCTGGCGCCGACGGCGGCACGCGAGTGA
- a CDS encoding DegT/DnrJ/EryC1/StrS family aminotransferase yields MDGSAKPGGRDPTTKTPGEGSAPVRREFLVFGRPFVAEEEIREVVDTLRSGWIGFGPKTLRFEADFASYVHASHAVAVNSCTAALHLALLAAGVGPGDEVITTPLTFAATANVITHAGARPVFVDVDRATQNLRPDLVEAALTPRTKAILPVHMAGWPCDLESISRIAERNGIPVIEDAAHAIEAWYKGRKVGAISAMTAFSFYATKSLTTAEGGMLTTEDGALANRIRTLRLHGLDRDAWKRYSQGGFLPYETVEPGYKYNMTDVQASMGIHQLARIENSLTKRERLWCLLDQGLRDLEELRIPAFPQEAGSRHARHLYTIHLELERLEIDRDEFIRALAAENIGAGVHFIPIHLHAYYRDAYGYRRGDYPCAEWIGDRTVSLPLSAGMSEEDVADVVAAVHKVAVRHRRKPVFQAAGEAAI; encoded by the coding sequence ATCGACGGATCGGCAAAGCCAGGTGGGAGGGACCCCACGACGAAGACCCCAGGGGAAGGCAGCGCACCGGTTCGCCGCGAGTTCCTCGTCTTCGGCCGCCCCTTCGTCGCCGAGGAAGAGATCCGCGAGGTAGTCGACACCCTCCGCTCCGGATGGATCGGGTTCGGCCCGAAAACGCTCCGGTTCGAGGCAGACTTCGCGAGCTACGTGCATGCCTCCCACGCGGTCGCGGTCAATTCCTGCACGGCGGCCCTCCATTTGGCTCTACTCGCCGCCGGTGTGGGGCCGGGCGACGAGGTCATCACGACCCCGCTCACGTTTGCGGCCACTGCGAACGTGATCACCCACGCGGGGGCCAGGCCGGTCTTCGTCGACGTGGATCGCGCGACGCAAAACCTTCGACCGGACCTTGTCGAGGCCGCCCTGACCCCTCGCACCAAGGCGATCCTGCCGGTCCACATGGCGGGGTGGCCGTGCGACCTGGAATCCATTTCTCGCATCGCGGAACGGAACGGAATTCCCGTCATCGAGGACGCGGCGCACGCCATCGAGGCGTGGTACAAGGGGCGAAAGGTCGGCGCGATCTCCGCGATGACGGCGTTCAGCTTTTATGCGACCAAGAGCCTGACCACGGCGGAAGGCGGGATGCTCACCACCGAAGACGGCGCACTCGCGAATCGGATCCGCACGCTCCGCCTGCACGGACTGGACAGGGACGCGTGGAAACGTTACTCGCAGGGAGGCTTTCTCCCGTACGAGACCGTCGAGCCGGGGTACAAATACAACATGACCGATGTTCAAGCCTCGATGGGCATTCACCAGCTCGCGAGGATCGAGAACAGCCTAACGAAGCGAGAGCGCCTGTGGTGTCTGCTCGACCAGGGCCTCAGGGATCTGGAAGAGCTGAGGATTCCAGCGTTCCCCCAGGAAGCGGGAAGCCGGCATGCACGCCATCTTTACACGATCCACCTCGAGCTCGAGCGGCTCGAAATCGATCGCGACGAGTTCATCCGCGCTCTCGCGGCGGAAAACATCGGGGCTGGGGTCCACTTCATACCGATCCACCTTCATGCCTATTACCGGGACGCGTACGGATACCGCCGAGGTGACTATCCCTGTGCCGAATGGATCGGCGACCGCACGGTCTCGCTGCCGCTTTCGGCGGGGATGTCGGAGGAGGACGTGGCGGACGTTGTGGCGGCCGTGCACAAGGTCGCGGTCCGGCACCGGAGAAAACCTGTATTTCAGGCAGCCGGGGAGGCTGCCATTTAG
- a CDS encoding sugar transferase, giving the protein MDHQPTLIEAVVDEAALAPDAVRGGWSWIGLGIRDVTERSLAAAALVLLSPILLAIAIAIRLDSPGPALFKQVRIGLKGRPFTFIKFRGMYIDALARFPELYSYRYTQSEIDNLHFHSETDPRVTRVGRFIRSTSLDELPNFINVVWGDMSLVGPRPEIPEMIPYYGTAAGEILSVKPGVTSMAKVIGRDHLNFMETLALDLEYVRNRGWAKDFRILCSTLVLVVTGRSVGL; this is encoded by the coding sequence ATGGATCATCAACCGACTCTAATCGAGGCGGTGGTGGATGAGGCGGCGCTTGCGCCTGACGCCGTCCGCGGTGGTTGGTCGTGGATCGGACTGGGCATCCGAGATGTCACCGAACGGAGCCTCGCCGCGGCCGCATTAGTCCTGCTTTCACCGATCCTTCTCGCGATCGCAATAGCAATACGGCTCGACTCCCCCGGTCCCGCGCTATTTAAGCAAGTTCGCATTGGTCTCAAAGGAAGGCCCTTCACGTTCATCAAGTTTCGGGGAATGTATATCGATGCCCTCGCTCGATTCCCGGAGCTGTACTCATATCGGTATACGCAGTCCGAGATCGATAACCTGCACTTTCACTCGGAGACGGATCCGCGGGTCACGCGCGTCGGGCGGTTCATCCGTAGCACGAGCCTGGATGAGCTGCCTAACTTCATAAACGTGGTTTGGGGGGATATGAGCCTTGTGGGTCCAAGGCCGGAGATCCCAGAGATGATCCCGTACTACGGAACCGCAGCCGGCGAGATTCTCAGCGTCAAGCCCGGCGTGACCTCGATGGCAAAAGTCATCGGCCGCGACCACCTCAATTTCATGGAGACCCTGGCACTAGACTTGGAATACGTGCGAAATCGCGGCTGGGCGAAGGACTTCCGGATCCTTTGTTCTACTCTGGTTCTGGTAGTGACCGGCAGGAGCGTCGGCCTATAG
- a CDS encoding capsule assembly Wzi family protein has protein sequence MITGTISFLEVRPANPAYLNLEEIPTESPLYRSFEELATRYSFSAAFQQTRPWTIGTGRAYLRDLMSHGCDCESDPAYIRAERELGPDYAGSSRPLLSVAADSSRIEASPSIRLGYTENRTRTPGVIRDYRLGAAFAGGYANRVLLFTEYYAATYSPGPHGNPISGRRFSVIENVDFNLWFDRAYVVVGTNPYQVRVGHTWLRWGPGVTGTLGLYDGSLALDLAEFRYRFANRLQFTWFVAWLDPIAQTYLAGHRLETHLGKRLAIGVSELARFDGSSQVPLYFVPVVGFTQREKQLTHFSPASSDSVERLKLNNVLWTADAVWIPAKHIRLYSELLIDDLSFSSAYRPTEIGYQFGAQFSRPLGHAGAISSNVEFTRIYNFTYSTWHGHNFESDGYPLAYPLGPDVEVMYDATAWNPHPSWTFGLDVSRVRKGEGAIGSPWLPDSGRVENVPLSGTVERTLRGDLSVSYHPSRRLSAGVRIGRSSVRNLDHVPGLHVARFLGSTELSLRF, from the coding sequence GTGATCACCGGAACGATCTCATTCCTCGAGGTTCGTCCCGCGAACCCCGCCTACTTGAACCTTGAAGAGATCCCCACCGAGAGCCCGCTCTACCGATCCTTCGAAGAGCTCGCGACACGCTATTCCTTCTCCGCGGCATTTCAGCAAACCCGACCCTGGACGATCGGGACAGGTCGCGCGTATCTGCGCGACCTGATGAGTCACGGCTGCGATTGCGAATCCGATCCGGCTTACATCCGGGCTGAGCGGGAGCTTGGTCCGGACTACGCGGGCTCCTCCAGGCCGCTGCTCAGCGTCGCCGCAGACTCGTCCCGGATCGAGGCATCACCGTCTATACGCCTTGGGTACACAGAGAACCGCACTCGAACGCCCGGGGTCATTCGTGATTACCGGCTCGGAGCGGCATTCGCAGGGGGCTACGCCAATCGGGTTCTCCTCTTCACGGAGTACTACGCGGCCACCTATTCACCCGGACCTCACGGCAATCCGATTTCCGGACGCCGCTTCTCAGTGATAGAAAACGTGGACTTCAACTTGTGGTTCGATCGAGCTTACGTCGTCGTCGGTACGAATCCCTACCAGGTACGGGTCGGACATACGTGGCTTCGCTGGGGCCCGGGCGTCACGGGCACCCTGGGCCTCTACGACGGGTCCCTTGCGCTCGACCTCGCCGAGTTTCGCTACCGCTTTGCCAATCGGCTCCAGTTCACGTGGTTCGTTGCGTGGCTCGACCCGATCGCTCAAACCTACCTTGCCGGGCATCGGCTGGAGACCCATCTCGGGAAGCGCCTGGCGATAGGCGTCTCTGAGCTGGCGCGCTTTGACGGAAGCTCGCAGGTCCCCCTCTATTTCGTCCCGGTCGTGGGCTTCACACAACGCGAGAAGCAACTGACTCATTTTTCACCCGCCTCGAGCGACTCCGTCGAGAGACTCAAACTGAACAATGTTCTCTGGACGGCAGACGCCGTCTGGATTCCCGCGAAGCACATCCGCCTGTACTCGGAGCTTCTGATCGACGACTTGAGCTTCAGCTCCGCCTATCGTCCGACCGAGATCGGCTATCAGTTTGGCGCCCAGTTCAGCCGCCCCTTGGGGCATGCCGGGGCCATCTCGTCAAACGTGGAATTCACGCGCATATACAATTTCACATATTCGACATGGCACGGCCACAATTTCGAGAGCGACGGATACCCACTCGCCTATCCCCTGGGACCGGACGTTGAAGTGATGTACGACGCCACCGCATGGAATCCACACCCGAGTTGGACCTTCGGGCTCGACGTTTCCAGAGTTCGCAAAGGGGAAGGCGCCATCGGTTCTCCGTGGCTTCCGGACAGCGGGAGGGTGGAAAACGTCCCGCTCTCCGGAACCGTCGAGCGGACCCTTCGGGGTGACCTTTCCGTTTCCTATCATCCTTCCCGGCGCCTTTCCGCCGGGGTTCGCATCGGGCGGTCGAGTGTCCGCAATCTGGACCACGTGCCCGGGCTTCATGTTGCTCGTTTCCTTGGGTCGACCGAGCTTTCTCTTCGCTTCTAG
- the murJ gene encoding murein biosynthesis integral membrane protein MurJ, translating into MAYIVTRHLHLYRPPRCEVNLSESGEPGALAIRPTSPFACQEARAEVAARRGPGLIALFTTVAGFGLLANVLGYLREIALAASYGSSATTDAFFGAVFIPNTLYTIIASGAGAAVLVPVLVEYRQKGDAEARELALTLLNLTSLILLILTLALTLTSSFWIRLVFPGFASGTNRLAVDLAWVLNPSVLFLSVAAILAGVLNAFGHFRVVAVAPCIGNVVTVLAICMSAHWGGIQGAALGVAIGALVQFAVMAWMAFSRAVRYKMRLRIGHPGVKAFAGMAAPTIAYLVVAYLSLTAERVFASGFSPGALSMLSYAMRLFVLPASIVAGSIATVLHTEFSVFASRGEMDQLGVSFRRGVDLAILVLIPVSIGALVFSRTIVAAAYGYGKFSGENVGTTAATFAAYSLGIIPLALATLCQRLFYALRMPRMLLIIECAAFAVYLITAPALGRLFSLPGLALARSGSFFLVGGLSLAFAVSSLAPQYRRVWLIAQFGRCGLAAVPTTLFWIALAAETSRMDPSAAGWARLFVLVAGGSVGAALYLAVAHALRCREADNVIRGGVGLIAQAARGIRRVKSFAS; encoded by the coding sequence ATCGCGTACATCGTGACTCGGCATCTCCATCTGTACCGGCCGCCCAGGTGTGAGGTGAATTTGTCCGAATCTGGAGAGCCGGGCGCCCTCGCTATTCGACCCACGAGCCCATTCGCGTGCCAGGAAGCGCGCGCAGAAGTCGCGGCTCGCCGCGGTCCAGGACTTATCGCACTTTTCACGACGGTCGCTGGCTTTGGACTCCTGGCCAACGTCCTCGGCTACCTCCGAGAGATTGCCCTCGCGGCTTCCTACGGATCGTCCGCAACCACGGATGCGTTCTTTGGGGCCGTGTTCATCCCGAACACTCTCTACACGATCATTGCATCCGGGGCCGGTGCGGCCGTCCTCGTGCCTGTGCTGGTGGAGTATCGACAGAAGGGCGATGCGGAAGCGCGTGAGTTAGCCCTCACATTGCTGAATCTTACCTCCCTCATCCTCCTGATCCTGACGCTCGCGTTGACGCTCACCTCCTCTTTCTGGATTCGATTGGTTTTCCCCGGTTTCGCGTCCGGCACAAACAGGCTCGCGGTAGACCTCGCCTGGGTCCTCAATCCGTCGGTGCTGTTCCTCAGCGTCGCCGCAATTCTCGCCGGCGTGCTGAACGCGTTTGGGCACTTCCGCGTCGTGGCGGTCGCTCCCTGTATCGGTAACGTCGTCACCGTCCTGGCGATCTGCATGTCTGCGCACTGGGGAGGAATCCAGGGTGCTGCGCTCGGGGTTGCCATTGGTGCGCTGGTACAGTTCGCGGTCATGGCCTGGATGGCGTTCTCGAGGGCAGTGCGGTACAAGATGCGCTTGAGGATTGGGCATCCGGGGGTCAAAGCATTCGCAGGGATGGCTGCGCCCACAATTGCGTACCTCGTTGTGGCTTATCTCTCTCTTACAGCCGAGCGGGTCTTCGCCTCGGGGTTCAGCCCTGGAGCGCTTTCGATGCTGAGTTATGCGATGAGGCTTTTTGTTCTCCCGGCATCTATTGTAGCCGGATCCATTGCCACGGTTCTGCACACGGAGTTCTCCGTGTTTGCCAGCCGGGGAGAGATGGATCAGCTTGGTGTGAGCTTTCGCCGCGGTGTGGATCTGGCGATCCTCGTGTTGATACCTGTTTCAATCGGCGCGCTTGTGTTCAGCCGAACGATCGTGGCCGCAGCCTATGGCTATGGAAAATTCTCGGGCGAGAATGTCGGAACAACTGCCGCGACGTTCGCGGCCTATTCGCTCGGCATCATCCCGCTCGCCCTGGCCACACTCTGTCAGCGACTCTTCTACGCGCTACGAATGCCCCGCATGCTCCTGATCATTGAGTGTGCTGCCTTCGCCGTTTACCTGATCACGGCGCCAGCGCTCGGCCGCTTGTTCAGCCTTCCCGGGCTCGCTTTGGCGCGGTCTGGCTCGTTCTTTCTCGTCGGTGGCCTCTCGCTCGCGTTTGCAGTCTCGAGCTTGGCGCCGCAATACCGGCGTGTTTGGCTGATCGCACAGTTCGGCCGGTGTGGCCTTGCGGCGGTGCCTACGACCCTGTTCTGGATCGCCCTTGCCGCAGAGACAAGCCGGATGGATCCCTCCGCGGCGGGATGGGCACGGCTGTTTGTCCTCGTCGCCGGCGGAAGTGTGGGGGCGGCGTTGTACCTCGCGGTGGCCCACGCGCTCCGTTGCCGGGAAGCCGACAATGTCATTCGGGGTGGCGTTGGGCTCATCGCCCAGGCGGCCCGTGGGATTCGCCGCGTGAAGAGTTTCGCATCATGA
- a CDS encoding glycosyltransferase family 4 protein: MGTAVCPRRRRKCGGGVVPRGGPRAPLPGSRQCHSGWRWAHRPGGPWDSPREEFRIMTPPRALESNGSIPLVSLWPLLSGPPSGMGAYFRGLQGDGRYVRFKELIYRSRRGVAAPAVLRRLEHQFLAPIRNGRILDDIADRPWVLGGQQFVSHFSRRRLETATVVVFDLIDILCPESNLTSGQVRTTWKAMENVRSAQTVVTISEYSRERIIGLYDIDPDRVSVIPFGVDAVRFRPGSGDQKAACREAFGLPKSSLVVLYVGSEQRRKNLPTLIAGLAQYRKKDGDLVFVKAGESQSDLGRSRFSSALRANQMEQATMLLQELSEGQMADLYRAADILAFPSVEEGWGIPVLEAMASGVPVLSSRIPPVVEFAGDTVLYVDDPFSPGDWSSGLAELRTNDSLRATLSTAGRRRALDLTWDRARGRFAARTQLGAVSVGQT; the protein is encoded by the coding sequence ATGGGCACGGCTGTTTGTCCTCGTCGCCGGCGGAAGTGTGGGGGCGGCGTTGTACCTCGCGGTGGCCCACGCGCTCCGTTGCCGGGAAGCCGACAATGTCATTCGGGGTGGCGTTGGGCTCATCGCCCAGGCGGCCCGTGGGATTCGCCGCGTGAAGAGTTTCGCATCATGACTCCGCCACGTGCCCTGGAATCGAACGGGTCCATTCCGCTTGTCTCGCTCTGGCCGTTGCTCTCCGGACCTCCGTCCGGTATGGGCGCCTATTTCCGGGGATTACAGGGAGATGGCAGGTATGTGCGTTTCAAGGAGTTGATCTACCGATCGCGACGAGGCGTGGCTGCACCCGCGGTGCTGAGAAGGTTGGAGCATCAGTTTTTGGCTCCAATCCGAAACGGGCGGATCCTGGACGACATCGCCGATCGACCTTGGGTTCTCGGAGGGCAGCAGTTCGTCTCGCATTTTTCGCGTAGGAGGCTCGAGACCGCAACGGTCGTCGTCTTCGACCTGATCGACATCCTCTGTCCTGAATCAAACCTGACCTCCGGACAGGTTCGGACCACCTGGAAGGCCATGGAGAATGTCCGGTCCGCTCAAACGGTCGTCACCATCAGCGAGTATTCCCGCGAGAGAATCATAGGACTCTACGACATCGATCCGGATCGGGTATCGGTGATTCCCTTCGGGGTGGACGCGGTTCGATTTCGTCCCGGCAGCGGTGACCAGAAGGCAGCCTGCCGTGAAGCGTTCGGCCTGCCGAAATCCTCGCTCGTGGTGCTCTATGTCGGCTCCGAACAGCGACGAAAGAACCTTCCCACATTGATCGCGGGACTAGCACAGTATCGCAAGAAGGATGGTGATCTTGTCTTCGTGAAGGCGGGGGAATCCCAGTCCGACCTGGGTCGGAGTCGATTTTCTTCGGCGCTCAGAGCGAATCAGATGGAGCAGGCGACGATGCTTTTGCAGGAGCTCTCAGAAGGCCAGATGGCCGACTTATATCGGGCCGCCGATATCCTCGCCTTTCCGTCCGTAGAGGAAGGATGGGGGATACCCGTCCTCGAGGCGATGGCATCGGGTGTGCCCGTCCTCTCGAGCCGCATCCCGCCGGTTGTGGAGTTTGCCGGGGACACGGTCCTCTATGTCGATGATCCATTCAGCCCGGGTGATTGGAGTTCCGGACTTGCCGAGCTGAGGACCAACGACTCCCTGCGGGCAACCTTGAGCACGGCGGGCCGACGGAGAGCACTGGATTTAACTTGGGATCGGGCGCGCGGGCGATTTGCAGCGCGCACGCAATTGGGCGCGGTCTCAGTAGGGCAAACGTGA
- the asnB gene encoding asparagine synthase (glutamine-hydrolyzing) — protein MCGIFGVVGEGAARFDRQRLRSYRRVQESRGPDSYGEYEDALCFLGHNRLRIIDLSERASQPMAAAGDQRQLVFNGEIYNYRSLRRDLECRHRFHSQSDTEVLLYLLQDYGVGALDRIEGMFAFAFWNRCDGSLLIARDRFGEKPLYYCEGPEYVGFASSVAALLHAGLAAPSLSPAGLFGVPWLGCPTFGRTPVRGVRSLKPAHYLVVKDGRAGQETSYWQASELSPFPPDTREEEVISTIDHLLRESVRDQLVADVPVGLFYSGGLDSSTIASYVREHCQRPLHTYSLVFDHLDYDESALAAEGAKFFAFDHTAVRIQHDDVLMQLPTFLDALDIPLADGLNTYLVAKAAHDAFTVSLSGVGGDEAFCGYSTFRYVKLLEQLRALHGVLPSWNGSRNEPISTATSWPARVMRYLAGGLTDPAAQYDVARAIYTFDELATLFTPEFIRGALDEESALPLLRDSLPQSEYRCGRTMSHVTRMELQRYLGPLLLPAIDVMSMRFSMEIRAPFLNRQLVEYLVRVPDEIKMPDLNRKRLLHRLMRGRLPEHVLRHRKRGFGLPLERWILEPGLRDIVTEVVASKRAAGRGIFQEAALKRALVSLDAYSTGERMHHQEFMRLWILYVIEEWIRRNCDD, from the coding sequence ATGTGCGGAATCTTCGGGGTTGTGGGTGAAGGGGCCGCCCGATTCGATCGGCAGCGGCTGCGCAGTTATCGGAGAGTTCAGGAAAGCCGGGGACCGGACTCGTACGGGGAGTACGAGGACGCGCTCTGCTTCCTTGGGCATAACCGACTCCGGATCATCGACCTCTCTGAACGTGCGAGTCAGCCGATGGCGGCTGCAGGAGACCAACGGCAGCTCGTGTTTAATGGCGAGATCTACAACTATCGATCGCTCCGGCGGGACCTTGAATGCCGCCACAGGTTCCATTCGCAATCGGACACCGAGGTGCTCCTCTACCTGCTTCAAGACTACGGAGTCGGTGCTCTCGATCGCATCGAGGGCATGTTCGCGTTCGCGTTTTGGAACAGGTGTGATGGATCCCTACTGATCGCCCGGGATCGTTTCGGCGAAAAGCCTCTGTATTACTGCGAGGGACCTGAGTATGTCGGCTTCGCGTCCTCCGTCGCGGCGTTGCTCCACGCCGGATTGGCGGCGCCATCCCTCAGCCCTGCCGGGTTGTTCGGCGTACCCTGGTTAGGCTGTCCTACCTTTGGTCGTACACCTGTGCGCGGGGTTCGAAGTCTGAAGCCCGCTCACTACCTAGTGGTGAAAGACGGTCGCGCCGGTCAGGAGACATCCTATTGGCAGGCATCGGAACTTTCGCCTTTCCCGCCAGATACCCGAGAAGAAGAAGTTATCTCAACAATAGATCATCTGCTCCGCGAATCGGTTCGGGACCAGCTGGTGGCCGATGTTCCCGTTGGCCTGTTCTATAGTGGCGGGCTCGATTCGAGCACCATCGCTTCGTACGTCAGGGAACACTGTCAGCGACCCCTGCATACGTACTCCTTGGTTTTTGACCACCTGGATTACGATGAGTCCGCCCTCGCCGCGGAGGGCGCCAAGTTCTTTGCCTTTGACCATACGGCGGTCAGGATCCAACACGATGATGTTCTCATGCAGCTTCCGACGTTTCTTGACGCGCTCGACATACCCCTGGCAGACGGTTTGAACACCTATCTCGTGGCGAAGGCTGCGCACGACGCATTCACAGTCTCGCTCTCCGGGGTGGGTGGGGATGAGGCCTTTTGCGGGTATTCAACATTTCGCTACGTTAAGCTCCTGGAGCAGTTGAGAGCACTCCATGGGGTTCTGCCCAGTTGGAATGGTTCCAGGAACGAGCCGATTTCAACTGCAACCTCGTGGCCAGCCCGCGTCATGAGGTACCTGGCAGGCGGCCTGACCGATCCGGCGGCACAGTACGATGTAGCGCGGGCGATCTATACCTTCGACGAGTTGGCTACTCTTTTCACTCCTGAGTTCATTCGCGGCGCCTTGGATGAGGAGTCCGCCTTACCTCTCCTACGCGATTCTCTGCCCCAAAGCGAGTACCGGTGTGGCAGAACCATGAGCCACGTAACGCGGATGGAGCTCCAACGATATCTAGGACCGCTCCTCTTACCAGCGATCGATGTCATGAGCATGCGGTTCAGCATGGAAATACGCGCGCCGTTCCTGAACCGCCAGCTTGTCGAGTATCTCGTGCGCGTCCCAGACGAGATCAAGATGCCAGATCTGAATCGGAAGAGACTGCTTCATAGGCTAATGAGGGGTCGGCTTCCTGAACACGTACTTCGCCACCGAAAGCGCGGCTTCGGCTTGCCGCTCGAGCGCTGGATTCTAGAGCCGGGACTCCGGGATATAGTCACGGAAGTAGTCGCAAGCAAGAGGGCGGCTGGGCGAGGAATTTTCCAGGAGGCGGCGCTGAAGCGGGCGCTGGTGAGTCTCGACGCCTACTCAACGGGAGAGCGCATGCATCACCAAGAGTTCATGCGCCTCTGGATTCTCTACGTGATCGAGGAATGGATCCGGCGGAATTGCGATGACTAG